A single region of the Sorghum bicolor cultivar BTx623 chromosome 9, Sorghum_bicolor_NCBIv3, whole genome shotgun sequence genome encodes:
- the LOC8068960 gene encoding anthocyanidin 5,3-O-glucosyltransferase, with product MGSPCTHRRSNQPRSLMYVPCFMDAPPFCHFHTRCTRAIIIAGLVPARLHTRLQQARHPAGQPEFSVMRDTVVLYPSLGVSHLLPMVELSGLFLRRGLAVTFVVVEPPAASTDASYRVARAAEANPSIHFHVLPLPPPDTTVSPELPRDPFALFRLANAPLRDYLRSVSPSAASMRALVFDFFCIDALDVAAELGVPAYLFYTSGACSLAVSLHLPHKQAEVSASFGDIGDAPLCFPGVPPFIPTDLPENALDRDNKVYRKILYTFERVPACHGILVNTFEWLEAKAVAAIREGACVPGRATPPVYCVGPLVSGGGEAKKHECLSWLDAQPEKSVVFFCFGSMGSFSKRQLEAIATGLEMSGQRFLWVVRSPRRDGASLYADDGHQPPEPDLGELLPEGFLERTKARGLVAKSWAPQADVLRHRATGAFVTHCGWNSVLEGITAGVPLLCWPLYAEQRLNKVFMVEEARVGVEMAGYDREVVTAEEVEAKVRWVMDSEDGRALRARVMVAKEKAVEAVQQGGTSHNALVELLADLGFDECGTH from the coding sequence ATGGGAAGTCCTTGCACACATCGAAGATCGAACCAGCCACGGTCGCTGATGTACGTTCCTTGTTTCATGGACGCTCCCCCGTTTTGTCATTTTCACACGCGTTGCACAAGAGCCATTATTATAGCTGGACTTGTTCCTGCACGCCTCCATACGCGACTGCAGCAGGCCAGACACCCCGCCGGCCAGCCCGAGTTTAGCGTGATGAGAGACACGGTGGTTCTGTACCCAAGCCTCGGCGTCAGCCATCTCCTGCCGATGGTGGAGCTGAGCGGGCTCTTCCTGCGGCGCGGCCTCGCCGTAAccttcgtcgtcgtcgagccGCCAGCCGCGTCGACGGACGCCTCGTACAGGGTCGCGCGCGCTGCTGAGGCCAACCCGTCCATCCACTTCCAcgtgctgccgctgccgccgcccgaCACCACCGTTTCCCCGGAGCTGCCGCGTGATCCTTTCGCTCTCTTCCGCCTCGCCAACGCGCCGCTCCGCGACTACCTCCGCTCGGTGTCCCCCTCCGCCGCCTCCATGCGCGCGCTCGTATTCGACTTCTTCTGCATCGACGCGCTCGACGTCGCCGCGGAACTCGGCGTGCCGGCGTACCTCTTCTACACGTCGGGCGCCTGCAGCCTCGCCGTCAGCCTGCACTTGCCGCACAAGCAGGCTGAGGTGAGCGCCAGCTTCGGGGACATCGGCGACGCGCCGCTCTGCTTTCCGGGCGTTCCCCCGTTCATACCCACGGACCTCCCCGAGAACGCCCTCGACCGCGACAACAAGGTGTACAGGAAGATCCTGTACACGTTCGAGCGGGTCCCGGCGTGCCACGGCATCCTCGTCAACACGTTCGAGTGGCTGGAGGCCAAGGCGGTGGCCGCGATCAGGGAAGGCGCGTGCGTCCCGGGTCGTGCCACGCCGCCGGTCTACTGCGTCGGGCCACTTGTCTCGGGCGGCGGAGAAGCCAAGAAGCACGAGTGCCTCTCGTGGCTGGACGCGCAGCCGGAGAAGAGCGTCGTGTTCTTCTGCTTCGGGAGCATGGGCTCGTTCTCCAAGAGGCAGCTCGAGGCGATCGCCACTGGGCTCGAGATGTCCGGGCAGAGGTTCCTCTGGGTGGTACGGAGCCCGCGGCGCGATGGCGCGAGCTTGTATGCCGACGATGGTCATCAGCCACCTGAACCTGacctcggcgagctcctgccGGAGGGGTTCTTGGAGAGGACCAAAGCCCGGGGGCTGGTGGCCAAGTCATGGGCGCCGCAGGCGGACGTGCTCCGGCACAGGGCGACGGGCGCGTTCGTCACCCACTGCGGGTGGAACTCGGTGCTGGAGGGGATAACGGCAGGCGTGCCGCTGCTGTGCTGGCCGCTGTACGCGGAGCAGAGGctgaacaaggtgttcatggtGGAGGAGGCGAGGGTTGGGGTGGAGATGGCAGGGTATGACAGGGAGGTGGTCACCGCAGAGGAGGTGGAGGCGAAGGTCAGGTGGGTGATGGACTCAGAGGACGGACGTGCACTCCGTGCGCGAGTAATGGTGGCGAAGGAAAAGGCCGTGGAGGCTGTGCAGCAAGGTGGTACATCGCACAACGCTTTGGTCGAGCTCTTGGCGGATTTGGGTTTTGATGAATGTGGAACACACTAG
- the LOC8068961 gene encoding respiratory burst oxidase homolog protein A gives MRGGGGGGPGVGTPGRPRWGSGATTPRSLSTGSSPRGSDRSSDDGEELVEVTLDLLEDDNIVLRSVEPAAAGSAAVAAPPRRHPDPTPSSSGAPSRSRSPAMRRTSSHRLLQFSQELKATANRAKQFSQDLTKRFTRTQSRANLADPPPATATAAAPSSGIDAALEARAQRRRRAQLDRTKSGAQRAIRGLRFISGGNKASNAWIEVQANFDRLARDGYLSRADFPKCIGMTESQEFAMELFDTLSRRRQMQVDKINKDELREIWQQITDNSFDSRLQIFFDMVDKNADGHITEAEVKEIIMLSASANKLSRLKEQAEEYAALIMEELDPEGLGYIELWQLETLLLQKDTYVNYSQALSYTSQALSQNLAGLRKRSPIRKISSTVNYYLEDNWKRLWVLAVWIGIMAGLFIWKFIQYRNRYVFDVMGYCVTTAKGAAETLKLNMALILLPVCRNTITWLRNTKAARALPFDDNINFHKTIAAAIVVGVVLHAGNHLVCDFPRLIGSSEMKYAPLRKYFGENKPTYLALVKGVEGITGVIMVVCMLIAFTLATRWFRRSLVKLPRPFDKLTGFNAFWYSHHLFIIVYIALVIHGECLYLIHDWYKKTTWMYLAVPVGLYVGERTLRFFRSGSYSVRLLKVAIYPGNVLTLQMSKPPAFRYKSGQYMFVQCPAVSPFEWHPFSITSAPGDDYLSIHVRQLGDWTRELKRVFSAACEPPVGGKSGLLRADETTKKALPKLLIDGPYGSPAQDYSKYDVLLLVGLGIGATPFISILKDLLNNIIKMEEEEEASSDLYPPIGRSKAHVDLDTLMRITSKPKRVLKTTNAYFYWVTREQGSFDWFKGVMNEIAELDQRNIIEMHNYLTSVYEEGDARSALITMLQALNHAKNGVDIVSGTKVRTHFARPNFKKVLSKIATKHPYAKIGVFYCGAPVLAQELSKLCYEFNGKSTTKFEFHKEHF, from the exons atgcgaggaggaggaggaggagggccgGGCGTCGGCACGCCGGGGCGCCCGCGATGGGGGTCCGGCGCCACGACGCCGCGGTCGCTGAGCACGGGCTCCTCGCCGCGCGGCTCCGACCGGAGCTCCGACGACGGGGAGGAGCTGGTCGAGGTCACGCTGGACCTCCTCGAGGACGACAACATTGTGCTGCGGAGCGTCGAGCCGGCAGCGGCGGGCTCCGCCGCGGTGGCGGCTCCGCCGCGCCGCCACCCGGACCCGACCCCGTCGTCGTCCGGGGCGCCGTCGCGGTCGCGCTCGCCCGCGATGCGCCGGACCTCCTCGCACCGCCTGCTGCAGTTCTCGCAGGAGCTCAAGGCTACCGCCAACCGCGCCAAGCAGTTCTCGCAGGACCTCACCAAGCGCTTCACGCGCACACAGAGCCGCGCCAACCTCGCGGACCCGCCGccggccaccgccaccgccgcggcgCCGTCCTCGGGCATCGACGCCGCGCTCGAGGCCCGcgcacagcgccgccgccgcgcgcagcTCGACCGCACCAAGTCCGGCGCGCAGCGCGCGATCCGCGGACTCCGATTCATCAGCGGCGGCAACAAGGCTAGCAACGCCTGGATCGAGGTCCAGGCTAACTTCGACCGCCTCGCGCGCGACGGCTACCTCTCCCGCGCCGACTTTCCCAAATGCATAG GGATGACGGAGTCGCAGGAGTTCGCGATGGAGCTCTTCGACACGCTGAGCCGCCGCCGGCAGATGCAGGTGGATAAGATCAACAAGGATGAGCTGCGCGAGATCTGGCAGCAGATCACCGACAACAGCTTCGACTCGCGCCTCCAGATCTTCTTCGACAT GGTGGATAAGAACGCAGATGGCCATATCACGGAGGCCGAGGTGAAAGAG ATCATTATGCTGAGTGCTTCTGCTAATAAATTGTCGAGGCTTAAGGAGCAAGCTGAGGAGTATGCAGCCTTGATCATGGAGGAACTTGATCCTGAAGGGCTTGGCTACATTGAG CTTTGGCAATTGGAGACACTGCTACTGCAAAAGGATACCTATGTGAACTACAGCCAGGCCTTGAGTTACACAAGCCAGGCACTAAGCCAGAACCTTGCTGGTCTGAGGAAAAGAAGTCCAATCCGAAAAATTAGCAGCACGGTGAACTACTATCTGGAGGACAACTGGAAACGTCTCTGGGTGCTTGCAGTGTGGATTGGAATAATGGCTGGGTTGTTCATTTGGAAGTTCATTCAGTACCGTAACCGTTATGTCTTTGATGTGATGGGCTACTGTGTCACAACTGCGAAAGGTGCTGCAGAGACTCTCAAACTGAACATGGCGCTTATTCTCTTGCCTGTATGCCGCAACACTATCACCTGGCTGCGGAATACTAAAGCTGCACGAGCATTGCCGTTCGATGACAACATAAACTTCCATAAG ACTATTGCAGCAGCAATTGTGGTTGGTGTTGTTCTTCATGCAGGGAACCACCTTGTATGTGATTTTCCACGGCTCATTGGTTCATCAGAGATGAAGTATGCTCCGCTGCGCAAATACTTTGGGGAAAATAAACCAACATATCTAGCTCTGGTAAAAGGAGTGGAGGGCATAACAGGGGTAATCATGGTTGTGTGCATGCTTATCGCTTTTACTCTAGCAACAAGGTGGTTCCGCCGTAGCCTGGTGAAGCTTCCAAGGCCATTTGACAAACTAACTGGCTTCAATGCATTCTGGTACTCCCATCATCTGTTCATCATTGTGTACATAgcacttgttattcatggagaGTGTCTATACCTTATCCATGACTGGTACAAAAAGACG ACATGGATGTACCTTGCTGTTCCTGTTGGTCTGTATGTAGGGGAAAGGACTCTGAGGTTTTTCAGATCAGGCAGTTATTCTGTTCGGTTATTGAAG GTGGCTATATATCCTGGTAATGTTTTGACATTGCAGATGTCTAAACCTCCTGCATTCCGTTACAAGAGCGGACAGTATATGTTTGTTCAATGCCCTGCAGTTTCACCTTTTGAATG GCATCCTTTCTCAATTACTTCAGCACCTGGGGATGACTATTTAAGCATTCATGTTCGACAACTTGGTGACTGGACACGGGAGCTCAAGCGGGTATTCTCAGCAGCTTGTGAGCCACCGGTGGGTGGGAAAAGTGGCCTTCTTCGAGCAGACGAGACAACTAAGAAAGC GTTACCAAAACTTTTGATTGATGGACCATATGGTTCTCCTGCACAAGACTACAGCAAGTATGATGTTCTACTACTTGTCGGATTAGGAATTGGTGCCACACCTTTTATTAGCATACTGAAAGACCTGCTCAATAACATCATCAAAATGGAAGAAGAGGAA GAAGCTTCAAGTGATCTTTACCCACCAATTGGTCGCAGCAAGgcacatgttgatcttgacacCCTTATGAGGATTACCTCAAAACCAAAGAGGGTACTGAAGACAACAAATGCTTACTTTTATTGGGTGACACGTGAACAAGGGTCTTTTGATTGGTTTAAAGGGGTCATGAATGAAATTGCTGAACTAGATCAGAGG AATATCATTGAGATGCACAACTATCTCACAAGTGTTTACGAGGAAGGGGATGCCCGGTCAGCACTCATTACAATGCTACAAGCTCTCAACCATGCCAAGAATGGTGTTGATATAGTTTCTGGAACTAAA GTGCGGACACATTTTGCAAGACCAAATTTTAAGAAGGTCCTATCTAAGATAGCTACCAAACATCCATATGCTAAGATAG GAGTGTTCTATTGTGGGGCTCCAGTTCTGGCACAGGAACTAAGCAAACTCTGTTATGAATTCAATGGCAAGTCTACAACAAAATTCGAATTCCACAAGGAACATTTCTGA
- the LOC8068962 gene encoding uncharacterized protein LOC8068962, which produces MNKGKIFKLAKGFRGRAKNCIRIARERVEKALQYSYRDRRNKKRDMRSLWIERINAGTRLHGVNYGNFMHGLMKENIQLNRKVLSELSMHEPYSFKALVDVSRNAFPGNRPVPAKEGLASIL; this is translated from the exons ATGAACAAGGGAAAGATTTTTAAGCTAGCTAAGGGATTCAGAGGAAGGGCGAAAAATTGCATAAGGATAGCAAGGGAGAGGGTGGAAAAGGCACTGCAATATTCATACAGGGATCGACGCAACAAGAAGAGAGACATGCGATCTCTTTGGATTGAGCGCATCAATGCTGGTACACGCCTCCATGGG GTGAACTATGGCAATTTCATGCATGGATTAATGAAGGAGAATATCCAGCTCAACAGGAAGGTACTCTCAGAGCTGTCAATGCACGAGCCATACAGCTTCAAGGCTCTCGTCGACGTATCTCGCAATGCATTTCCCGGCAACAGGCCTGTTCCTGCTAAGGAGGGGCTAGCAAGCATTCTGTAA
- the LOC8068963 gene encoding cyclin-B1-2 — protein sequence MQSSSMKRDISETHDTLRFGINAGVKADLATPHPLQSTIQSETKFWADKKKFGTDAIYGSALNIRKDLDAQILSRFQRPPGALPSSLLGYEALTGSLDDFGFEDYLNMPQDSDSFRQPDMHHGMEVRLGLSKGPICPSFN from the exons ATGCAGAGCAGCAGCATGAAGAGGGACATCAGCGAGACCCACGACACCCTCCGCTTCGGCATCAACGCAGGCGTCAAGGCCGACCTCGCGACGCCGCACCCGCTCCAGTCCACCATCCAATCG GAGACCAAGTTCTGGGCGGACAAGAAGAAGTTCGGGACAGATGCCATATACGGATCCGCCCTCAACATCCGCAAGGATCTCGATGCCCAAAtcctctccag GTTCCAAAGGCCCCCTGGTGCTTTGCCATCATCTCTGCTTGGATATGAGGCGCTGACAGGTTCCCTGGATGATTTTGGATTTGAAGATTATCTTAACA TGCCTCAAGATTCTGACAGTTTCCGTCAACCTGACATGCACCACGGAATGGAGGTTCGCCTTGGTTTGTCCAAGGGACCTATCTGCCCTAGCTTCAATTGA
- the LOC8068964 gene encoding probable WRKY transcription factor 56 produces the protein MENSPLHGVIRQPNTPPLATGTCLAPLPPAVAAPQPPEQHACSSDATTTSLVPGAATMMSCPPAAVDWASLLLPRAPGTLHVGTTPPPVASEVESGGSSAVTVAGSSASATAAGEGDNNYKAGKAGKAGGGGRGKKKASRPRFAFQTRSDNDVLDDGYRWRKYGQKAVKNSAFPRSYYRCTHHTCDVKKQVQRLAKDTSIVVTTYEGVHNHPCEKLMEALSPILKQLQLLSQLQSCTNQLL, from the exons ATGGAAAACTCGCCGCTCCATGGAGTCATCCGGCAACCAAACACTCCGCCGCTGGCTACGGGTACGTGCCTTGCCCCGCTGCCGCCGGCCGTAGCCGCGCCACAGCCGCCGGAGCAGCATGCGTGCAGCAGCGATGCGACGACGACGTCCCTCGTCCCGGGCGCGGCCACGATGATGAGTTGCCCGCCGGCGGCCGTGGACTGGGCGTCGCTGCTTCTCCCGCGCGCGCCGGGGACGCTGCACGTCgggacgacgccgccgccggtcgCGAGCGAAGTCGAGAGCGGCGGTAGTAGCGCTGTGACGGTGGCCGGGAGCAGTGCTAGTGCGACGGCGGCGGGAGAGGGAGATAATAATTATAAGGCCGGAAAAGCTGGgaaggccggcggcggcgggagggggaagaagaaggcgagccgGCCACGGTTCGCGTTCCAGACGCGGAGCGACAACGACGTCCTCGACGACGGCTACCGGTGGAGGAAGTACGGGCAGAAGGCCGTCAAGAACAGCGCATTTCCAAG GAGCTACTACCGGTGCACGCACCACACGTGCGACGTGAAGAAGCAGGTGCAACGGCTGGCCAAGGACACGAGCATCGTGGTGACCACGTACGAGGGCGTGCACAACCACCCGTGCGAGAAGCTCATGGAGGCACTCAGCCCCATCCTCAAGCAGCTCCAGCTCCTCTCGCAACTCCAGTCTTGCACTAATCAACTCCTCTGA